One Allostreptomyces psammosilenae DNA segment encodes these proteins:
- a CDS encoding SsgA family sporulation/cell division regulator — protein MNVDTHDHRTPETIDSLLRLRLLLGPDAAVSVTVRFHYDPRRPYGIDALFHADGDTPIRWSFARELLAEGLTRPVGLGDIQIWPSRSHGRGVVFIALRSADGTALLEAPHGPLAAFAAEVEAAVPLGQEERFADLDAALAALLDRRPAGGPRYRPCSGGCGGERGVDGDRSAERPAD, from the coding sequence ATGAACGTCGACACACACGACCACCGCACGCCGGAGACCATCGACTCGCTGCTGCGGCTGCGGCTCCTGCTGGGCCCGGACGCGGCGGTCTCCGTCACCGTCCGCTTCCATTACGATCCGCGCCGCCCGTACGGCATCGACGCGCTCTTCCACGCCGACGGGGACACCCCGATCCGCTGGAGCTTCGCGCGGGAACTGCTCGCGGAGGGCCTGACCCGGCCGGTCGGGCTGGGCGACATCCAGATCTGGCCGTCCCGGAGCCACGGGCGCGGAGTCGTCTTCATCGCCCTGCGCTCGGCGGACGGCACGGCGCTGCTGGAGGCGCCGCACGGCCCGCTCGCCGCGTTCGCCGCGGAGGTCGAGGCGGCCGTGCCGCTGGGGCAGGAGGAGCGGTTCGCGGACCTGGACGCGGCCCTGGCGGCCCTGCTGGACCGGCGGCCGGCCGGAGGCCCGCGGTACCGGCCGTGCTCCGGGGGGTGCGGTGGCGAGCGGGGCGTGGACGGCGACCGGTCGGCCGAGCGGCCGGCCGACTGA
- a CDS encoding metal-sensitive transcriptional regulator, with protein sequence MVSYSNHKDDVLKRLRRIEGQVRGLQRMVENDTYCIDVLTQVSATTRALQSFALQMLDEHMACCVRDAVAEGGAEGDVKLKEASDAIARLVRS encoded by the coding sequence ATGGTCAGTTACAGCAATCACAAGGACGACGTCCTCAAGCGGCTCCGGCGCATCGAGGGCCAGGTGCGTGGCCTCCAGCGCATGGTGGAGAACGACACCTACTGCATCGACGTGCTCACCCAGGTGTCCGCGACGACCCGCGCGCTGCAGTCCTTCGCGCTGCAGATGCTGGACGAGCACATGGCGTGCTGCGTGCGCGACGCCGTCGCGGAGGGCGGCGCGGAGGGCGACGTCAAGCTGAAGGAGGCGTCGGACGCGATCGCGCGGCTGGTCCGCTCCTGA